One Kitasatospora sp. NBC_01266 genomic window carries:
- a CDS encoding ABC transporter ATP-binding protein translates to MSTEPPVIRTDALTKRFPAITALDQLTVEVRPGVVGLVGANGAGKSTLIKILLGLSPATSGSGEVLGLNIATEGSAIRELVGYMPEHDCLPPDVSATEFVVHMARMSGLPATAARERTADVLRHVGLYEERYRPMGGYSTGMKQRVKLAQALVHDPRLVLLDEPTNGLDPAGRDEMLGLIRKVHREFGISVLVTTHLLGELERTCDHLVVIDGGRLLRSSSTASFTEVTQLLAVEVTDNADGSADRLVQQRLTEAGLSVSPDGGHVLLVELAGEDTYDLIRDTVADLGLGLVRLEQRRHRVAEIFTEPTTESVAEPAGGSR, encoded by the coding sequence GTGTCCACCGAGCCTCCAGTCATCAGAACGGACGCCCTCACCAAGCGGTTCCCCGCCATCACCGCGCTCGACCAGCTCACCGTAGAGGTGCGGCCGGGCGTGGTGGGACTGGTGGGGGCCAACGGGGCGGGCAAGTCCACGCTCATCAAGATCCTGCTCGGGCTCTCGCCGGCCACCTCAGGCAGCGGCGAGGTGCTCGGGCTGAACATCGCCACCGAGGGCTCGGCGATCCGCGAGCTGGTCGGCTATATGCCGGAGCACGACTGCCTGCCACCGGACGTGTCCGCCACCGAGTTCGTGGTGCACATGGCCCGGATGTCCGGGCTGCCGGCCACCGCCGCCCGCGAGCGGACGGCCGACGTGCTGCGCCATGTCGGCCTGTACGAGGAGCGCTACCGCCCGATGGGCGGCTACTCCACCGGCATGAAGCAGCGGGTGAAGCTCGCCCAGGCGCTGGTCCACGACCCCCGGCTGGTGCTGCTCGACGAGCCGACCAACGGCCTCGATCCGGCGGGCCGGGACGAGATGCTCGGGCTGATCCGCAAGGTGCACCGCGAGTTCGGCATCTCGGTGCTGGTCACCACGCATCTGCTCGGTGAGCTGGAGCGGACCTGCGACCACCTGGTGGTGATCGACGGCGGCCGGCTGCTGCGCTCCTCCTCCACCGCCTCGTTCACCGAGGTGACCCAGCTGCTCGCGGTCGAGGTGACGGACAACGCCGACGGCAGCGCCGACCGGCTGGTCCAGCAGCGGCTGACCGAGGCCGGCCTGAGCGTCAGCCCCGACGGCGGCCACGTCCTGCTGGTCGAACTGGCCGGCGAGGACACCTACGACCTGATCCGCGACACCGTCGCCGACCTCGGACTCGGCCTGGTCCGCCTGGAGCAGCGCCGGCACCGGGTCGCCGAGATATTCACCGAGCCGACCACCGAGTCGGTGGCCGAGCCCGCAGGGGGCAGCCGATGA